Proteins from a genomic interval of Methanoplanus endosymbiosus:
- a CDS encoding 2-isopropylmalate synthase, translated as MITLFFDNKEIRFLDTTLRDGEQTPGVSLTPEQKLEIATALSDIGVNVIEAGSAIASEGEREAIKLISEAGLSAECCTYSRARTGDVDLAVESGADSVHLVVPVSDLHIEKKMGKTRDEVFAMAMETTEYAKERGLIVELSGEDASRADQEFLRGLFKAGTEHGADRLCFCDTVGLMTPERVRDYIPELCFAPLSIHCHNDLGFALSNTVEALKAGASCAHVTVNGLGERAGNTSFEELVMSLEKLYDFHTGIQTEKLYRLSTLVSRLTRVPLATNKPIVGAMAFTHESGIHAHGLMKDSGTYEPMRPETVGRTRRIVLGKHSGSASVKAALTELGYKPNEKQLAEIVKRIKELGDSGIKVSDADVMAIADAVMLLECRPVLSMKQFTVVSGNTVIPTASVTMSVHGEEVTGAATGTGPVDAALKVLQQSVSVGGEITLEDYHVDAITGGTDAVVDVTVKLSRNGRVITSRGARTDIIEASVEAVLSGMNRLLRRENEDRSTDTD; from the coding sequence GTGATTACTTTATTTTTCGATAACAAAGAGATAAGATTTTTGGACACAACCCTGAGAGACGGGGAACAGACACCGGGAGTTTCGCTGACTCCTGAACAGAAGCTTGAAATTGCCACTGCACTCTCTGACATAGGCGTAAATGTAATTGAAGCAGGTTCTGCCATAGCATCCGAAGGTGAAAGGGAAGCAATAAAACTGATATCAGAGGCTGGTCTCTCTGCGGAATGCTGCACATATTCAAGAGCACGCACCGGAGATGTAGACCTGGCAGTAGAAAGTGGTGCAGACTCGGTACACCTTGTCGTTCCGGTCTCTGACCTGCACATTGAAAAGAAGATGGGCAAGACCCGTGATGAAGTCTTTGCAATGGCAATGGAGACGACTGAATATGCCAAAGAGAGAGGGCTTATAGTCGAACTCTCCGGCGAGGACGCTTCGAGGGCTGATCAGGAGTTCTTAAGGGGGCTATTTAAAGCCGGAACTGAGCACGGGGCAGACAGGTTATGCTTCTGTGATACAGTGGGGCTTATGACACCTGAGAGGGTGAGGGATTACATACCGGAGCTTTGCTTCGCACCCCTCTCTATACACTGCCACAATGACCTCGGATTTGCACTTTCAAATACGGTTGAGGCACTAAAAGCCGGCGCATCATGCGCCCATGTGACAGTGAACGGGCTTGGTGAGAGGGCTGGCAACACCTCCTTTGAAGAGCTGGTAATGTCACTTGAGAAGCTCTATGATTTCCACACCGGAATCCAGACGGAAAAGCTGTACAGGCTTTCAACGCTCGTATCAAGGCTTACAAGAGTGCCTCTTGCGACAAACAAGCCGATAGTGGGTGCAATGGCATTTACGCACGAGAGCGGAATCCATGCCCACGGCCTTATGAAGGACTCCGGGACATATGAACCAATGCGGCCCGAAACTGTCGGCAGGACAAGGAGAATCGTTTTAGGCAAGCATTCCGGCTCGGCATCCGTTAAGGCGGCCCTCACCGAACTTGGTTATAAACCGAATGAGAAGCAGCTTGCAGAGATCGTAAAACGGATTAAGGAGCTTGGAGATTCCGGCATAAAAGTGAGCGATGCTGATGTTATGGCAATAGCAGATGCAGTGATGCTCCTTGAGTGCAGACCGGTTCTGAGTATGAAGCAGTTTACCGTTGTAAGCGGAAACACAGTCATACCAACCGCCTCGGTGACAATGTCTGTACACGGCGAAGAGGTTACAGGCGCTGCAACAGGTACAGGCCCTGTCGATGCCGCACTGAAAGTACTTCAGCAGTCAGTCAGTGTCGGAGGAGAGATAACGCTTGAGGATTATCATGTGGATGCCATAACAGGCGGCACTGATGCTGTCGTGGATGTGACAGTCAAACTCAGCAGGAACGGAAGAGTAATAACATCCCGTGGTGCAAGAACAGATATAATAGAAGCAAGTGTTGAAGCAGTCCTTTCGGGGATGAACAGACTTCTCAGGAGAGAAAATGAAGACAGGAGCACAGATACTGATTGA
- the ilvB gene encoding biosynthetic-type acetolactate synthase large subunit, translated as MKTGAQILIESLKDEGTDIIFGYPGGSVLPIYDVLYDSGIKHILVRHEQAAVHAADGYARASGKTGVCLATSGPGACNLISGIATANMDSVPVIALTGQVPTGMLGNDAFQESDITGITMPVTKHNYLVNDAGNIRRIVREAFFIAGTGRKGPVLIDLPKDVQTGQVDESENLKTEINLRGYKPTFRGHPKQIKSAIKLIAEAKRPIVYAGGGVIASDSSAELIQLAEMLDLPVTTTMMGLGAIPAHHPLNLGMLGMHGTEAANYAVTECDLLIAVGARFDDRVTGKIELFAPNAKVIHIDVDPAEIGKNKAVDVPIVGDAGEVLREMINLSETLDIKKKDPWLVKIENWRENHMMKYRDDKELHPQYIIEQLSGILEGEGIIVSEVGQNQMWAAQYYGFKSPRQWISSGGLGTMGYGFPAAIGAQFAKPDETVVLIAGDGSFQMNIQELGTVSQYNVPVKILILNNMYLGMVRQWQELFYERRYSYTELPQVDFVGIAAAYGIPGLKVEDKDDVEAALKKAMETDGPFLIDFRIEREENVFPMVPAGAAISDMIGCHIPDKEEAKR; from the coding sequence ATGAAGACAGGAGCACAGATACTGATTGAAAGCCTGAAAGATGAGGGGACAGATATAATATTTGGATATCCCGGAGGATCAGTCCTCCCAATCTATGATGTCCTATATGACTCAGGCATAAAGCATATTCTTGTAAGGCACGAACAGGCGGCAGTACATGCAGCAGACGGTTATGCAAGAGCCTCCGGTAAAACCGGAGTCTGCCTTGCGACATCAGGGCCGGGTGCATGCAACCTCATATCCGGAATTGCAACTGCAAATATGGATTCTGTGCCCGTCATTGCACTTACAGGCCAGGTTCCGACAGGCATGCTTGGAAACGATGCCTTCCAGGAGTCTGACATCACCGGAATCACAATGCCGGTTACGAAGCACAATTATCTCGTAAACGATGCAGGAAATATCCGGAGAATTGTTAGGGAAGCCTTCTTCATCGCCGGAACCGGCCGTAAAGGCCCTGTGCTCATTGACCTTCCAAAGGATGTCCAGACCGGACAGGTGGATGAGAGTGAAAACCTGAAGACTGAGATTAACCTGAGAGGTTATAAACCTACATTCAGGGGTCACCCAAAGCAGATCAAGAGTGCGATAAAACTCATCGCAGAGGCAAAAAGGCCGATAGTCTATGCAGGAGGCGGAGTAATAGCATCCGACTCCTCAGCTGAGCTCATACAGCTTGCAGAGATGCTCGATCTCCCGGTTACGACAACGATGATGGGCCTTGGAGCAATCCCGGCACACCATCCGCTAAACCTCGGAATGCTCGGCATGCACGGGACAGAAGCTGCCAATTATGCAGTTACGGAGTGTGATCTGCTCATCGCAGTCGGTGCAAGGTTTGATGACAGGGTTACAGGAAAAATAGAACTCTTTGCCCCCAATGCAAAGGTGATCCACATTGACGTTGATCCAGCTGAGATTGGCAAGAATAAAGCTGTGGATGTTCCGATTGTCGGCGATGCAGGTGAAGTCCTGAGGGAGATGATAAACCTTTCAGAGACCCTTGATATCAAAAAGAAGGACCCCTGGCTTGTAAAGATAGAGAACTGGAGAGAGAACCATATGATGAAATACAGGGATGATAAAGAGCTTCATCCGCAGTACATCATAGAGCAGCTCTCCGGAATTCTGGAAGGTGAGGGGATTATAGTATCTGAGGTCGGCCAGAACCAGATGTGGGCTGCACAGTATTATGGTTTTAAGTCGCCCCGGCAGTGGATAAGCTCAGGCGGCCTTGGAACAATGGGATACGGATTTCCGGCAGCCATCGGCGCACAGTTTGCAAAGCCAGACGAGACCGTTGTGTTAATAGCCGGAGACGGCAGTTTCCAGATGAATATACAGGAGCTTGGGACGGTATCACAGTACAATGTCCCTGTAAAAATACTCATACTGAATAATATGTACCTCGGCATGGTCAGACAGTGGCAGGAGTTGTTCTATGAGAGACGGTATTCCTACACCGAACTGCCCCAGGTTGACTTTGTCGGAATAGCGGCTGCATATGGCATTCCCGGTCTTAAGGTAGAGGATAAGGATGATGTTGAAGCGGCACTGAAAAAGGCCATGGAAACAGACGGGCCGTTCCTCATTGACTTCAGGATCGAAAGGGAGGAGAATGTATTTCCTATGGTTCCGGCAGGTGCGGCGATAAGCGATATGATCGGATGCCATATTCCTGACAAAGAGGAGGCCAAAAGATGA
- the ilvN gene encoding acetolactate synthase small subunit, whose translation MKKQILSVLVENQSGVLARVSGLFSRRGYNIESLVVGRCESPDISRMTIVACGDEAQIEQVKKQLNKLIEVIKVTDITERKHVERELALIKVNAEPGDMRSEVMQIAGIFRAKVIDVGSKTIVLEITGDSGKIDAIEELLKPYGIYEMVRTGKVALQRGSATVLNSK comes from the coding sequence ATGAAGAAGCAGATATTGAGCGTTCTTGTTGAGAACCAGTCCGGTGTCCTTGCAAGGGTATCCGGACTCTTCTCCAGAAGGGGATATAATATCGAGAGCCTCGTTGTCGGCAGGTGCGAATCCCCAGACATCAGCAGAATGACAATTGTTGCCTGTGGTGACGAGGCACAGATTGAGCAGGTAAAAAAACAGCTCAATAAGCTGATCGAGGTCATCAAGGTGACTGACATCACTGAAAGGAAGCATGTGGAGAGGGAGCTTGCACTTATAAAGGTGAATGCAGAACCGGGAGACATGAGATCAGAAGTTATGCAGATTGCAGGCATATTCCGGGCAAAGGTGATCGATGTCGGGTCAAAAACAATTGTGCTTGAGATCACCGGAGATTCCGGCAAGATAGATGCAATAGAAGAACTCCTGAAGCCATACGGGATATACGAGATGGTACGGACAGGAAAGGTGGCACTCCAGAGAGGATCTGCCACTGTGCTTAATTCAAAGTGA
- a CDS encoding 3-isopropylmalate dehydratase large subunit: protein MTQTYVEKIFSNKCGKVYSAGDMVMAPVDGAMIHDITGPLAINVFKEMGGEKVFDPEKVIMLFDHQIPADSIAAAKNHVMMREFAKEQGIFNYDIKEGVCHQVVPEKGRARPGEIIVGGDSHTCAYGALGAFSTGIGSTDMGFVLKFGALYFKIPESIRLEIEGKFPKRTGAKDLILNLAGDIGADGATHKALEFYGGTVSDMDISGRMTVANMAIEMGAKAGIVPPDAKTWDYLSGRADVTPFEMTGDEDAAYAEVRHYDVSDLAPKVAVPHNVDNVVDVTEVAGRKVDQVFIGSCTNGRFEDFAEAAEVLGDGKFSDDLRVIIVPASKEEYLKVLRAGLVEKFVEAGALVEAPCCGPCMGGAFGLLAPGEVSLSTSNRNFRGRQGSTEAGVYLCSPATAAASAMTGVITDPREV, encoded by the coding sequence ATGACACAGACATATGTTGAGAAGATCTTCTCTAATAAATGCGGAAAGGTTTATTCAGCCGGAGATATGGTTATGGCACCTGTGGACGGTGCGATGATACATGACATCACCGGGCCGCTGGCGATAAATGTATTTAAGGAGATGGGTGGAGAGAAGGTTTTTGACCCGGAAAAAGTCATAATGCTCTTTGACCACCAGATCCCGGCGGACTCGATTGCGGCGGCGAAGAATCACGTCATGATGAGGGAGTTTGCAAAGGAGCAGGGCATCTTCAACTATGACATAAAAGAGGGAGTATGCCATCAGGTTGTTCCTGAGAAAGGCAGGGCAAGGCCCGGAGAGATAATCGTAGGCGGCGATTCCCATACCTGTGCATACGGGGCACTCGGTGCATTTTCAACCGGAATAGGTTCCACTGATATGGGCTTTGTGCTGAAGTTCGGTGCACTGTATTTCAAAATCCCGGAGAGCATCAGGCTTGAAATAGAAGGTAAATTCCCGAAGAGGACAGGTGCAAAAGATTTGATCCTGAACCTTGCAGGCGACATCGGAGCCGATGGTGCAACCCACAAAGCACTTGAATTCTACGGCGGGACTGTGTCAGATATGGACATATCCGGCAGGATGACAGTTGCCAACATGGCAATCGAGATGGGAGCAAAGGCAGGAATTGTTCCTCCGGATGCAAAGACATGGGATTATCTCTCCGGAAGGGCAGATGTTACACCCTTTGAGATGACCGGAGATGAGGATGCCGCTTATGCTGAGGTGAGGCATTATGATGTCTCCGATCTCGCACCAAAGGTGGCAGTGCCGCATAATGTGGACAATGTCGTGGATGTGACTGAGGTTGCCGGACGGAAGGTTGACCAGGTCTTTATCGGATCATGCACCAACGGGAGATTTGAGGACTTTGCCGAGGCGGCAGAGGTTCTCGGAGACGGGAAGTTCTCAGATGACTTAAGAGTCATCATAGTTCCGGCATCAAAGGAAGAGTACCTGAAAGTCTTAAGGGCCGGGCTTGTTGAGAAGTTTGTTGAGGCAGGGGCACTTGTTGAGGCTCCCTGCTGTGGCCCCTGCATGGGCGGGGCTTTCGGACTGCTGGCACCGGGCGAGGTCTCACTTTCGACATCCAACCGTAATTTCAGAGGCAGACAGGGAAGCACTGAAGCCGGAGTATATCTCTGCTCACCCGCAACCGCCGCTGCCAGTGCAATGACCGGCGTGATAACCGACCCAAGGGAGGTCTGA
- a CDS encoding 3-isopropylmalate dehydratase small subunit, whose product MRVWKFGSDIDTDAIIPGRYLTIYDEKELASHAFEGTRDEFSVEAKDGDVIVASRNFGCGSSREHAPLALRGAGVKVILAKSFARIFYRNSINTGLLPVICPEADEIADGAEIEIDSEFRYVMSGGKRYELEPVPEFMKHIVDAGGLVNYAKEMDEVKTCTE is encoded by the coding sequence ATGAGAGTGTGGAAATTCGGCAGTGACATAGACACCGACGCAATAATTCCGGGGCGGTACCTGACAATCTATGACGAGAAGGAGCTTGCATCACATGCCTTTGAAGGCACAAGGGACGAGTTCTCAGTTGAGGCAAAGGACGGCGATGTAATTGTCGCTTCAAGGAATTTCGGCTGTGGGTCTTCGAGAGAGCATGCACCTCTTGCACTGAGGGGTGCAGGGGTTAAGGTGATTCTTGCAAAATCCTTTGCGAGAATCTTTTACAGGAATTCCATCAATACCGGACTTCTGCCTGTTATCTGTCCTGAGGCGGATGAGATAGCAGACGGTGCTGAGATTGAGATAGACTCTGAATTCAGATACGTAATGAGTGGCGGGAAGAGATATGAACTTGAGCCGGTCCCGGAATTTATGAAACATATCGTTGATGCCGGCGGACTTGTTAACTATGCAAAAGAGATGGATGAGGTGAAGACGTGTACAGAGTAG